A genomic window from Nitrospira sp. includes:
- a CDS encoding LON peptidase substrate-binding domain-containing protein — protein sequence MFLEPEREPSSRELAGKAQPFPVPERIPLFPLPNVVFFPKTYLPLHVFEPRYRQMVADAAAGGQCIGMALLKEGWEEQYEGNPPIFSVGCVGRLASVQALADGRSNILLQGLERYEIQEEFFDKSYREARITLKPRSGVVALEPALRRYLMDVLEEYLNADEEASPLHSLIRPDVGDEVFVNSLSTYLDCTPLEKQFLLEAEHVAQQARRLSDLIQFKLAERRGAGGWG from the coding sequence ATGTTTCTTGAGCCTGAACGTGAGCCTTCGAGTCGGGAGTTGGCGGGAAAAGCACAGCCCTTTCCCGTTCCGGAACGCATTCCCCTCTTTCCGCTTCCCAACGTGGTCTTCTTCCCGAAAACCTATCTCCCCTTACATGTCTTCGAACCACGGTACCGCCAAATGGTAGCGGATGCAGCGGCGGGAGGGCAATGTATCGGGATGGCCCTATTGAAGGAAGGGTGGGAGGAACAGTACGAGGGCAATCCCCCGATCTTTTCTGTCGGCTGCGTCGGGCGGTTGGCAAGTGTGCAGGCTCTGGCCGATGGTCGATCGAATATTCTCTTGCAGGGACTTGAGCGTTACGAAATCCAGGAAGAGTTTTTTGATAAAAGTTATCGCGAAGCCCGTATTACCTTAAAGCCGCGCAGTGGAGTTGTTGCGCTCGAGCCGGCGTTGCGCCGGTATCTGATGGATGTGCTTGAGGAATATCTCAATGCGGATGAGGAGGCCTCGCCGTTGCACAGCTTGATCCGCCCCGATGTGGGCGACGAAGTCTTCGTGAACTCGTTGTCGACCTACCTGGACTGCACGCCGCTTGAAAAACAGTTTCTGTTGGAGGCGGAACATGTGGCTCAGCAGGCCCGTCGTCTCAGTGATCTGATCCAATTCAAATTGGCGGAACGGCGGGGCGCCGGAGGCTGGGGCTGA
- a CDS encoding ABC transporter permease gives MNEYSQEIRALTMRWVRRLSREKFSMLFTLVQPMLFWLIFFGNLFQRAADLQVTQSSSYISFLTAGVVVMTVLNNGLAGGVDLLFDKENGFLERLMSTPIHRTSVILSRFIFVTTITSLQVLVILGVAWLFGVQPVTGLLGVAAILLIGMMFGVGLTAISMAMAFSVKSHGDFFSVLGFLSLPMIFLSSALVPLTAMPGWMGFLAQFNPMTWAIDAVRPLILQGWAEALPHVGMVIGVMVLFDALCLYGGARAFRRAIG, from the coding sequence ATGAACGAATATTCACAAGAGATCCGGGCGTTGACGATGCGGTGGGTCCGGCGGCTGAGCCGGGAAAAGTTCAGCATGCTGTTCACCCTCGTCCAGCCCATGTTGTTCTGGCTCATTTTCTTCGGCAATTTGTTCCAACGAGCCGCCGACCTCCAAGTGACGCAATCCTCGAGCTATATCAGCTTCCTCACCGCTGGTGTCGTCGTCATGACGGTGCTCAACAACGGGTTAGCCGGTGGAGTCGATTTACTGTTCGATAAAGAAAATGGATTTCTCGAACGGTTGATGTCCACGCCCATTCATCGCACCTCGGTGATTCTGAGCCGCTTCATCTTCGTGACGACCATCACCTCGTTGCAGGTGTTGGTGATCCTCGGGGTCGCCTGGTTGTTCGGGGTCCAGCCGGTCACCGGCTTGCTTGGGGTGGCGGCGATTTTGCTGATCGGCATGATGTTCGGAGTCGGCTTAACGGCCATTTCCATGGCGATGGCGTTTTCCGTGAAAAGCCACGGCGATTTCTTTTCGGTGCTTGGGTTTCTCTCCCTGCCGATGATTTTCTTGAGCTCGGCGTTGGTGCCCCTGACGGCTATGCCGGGGTGGATGGGTTTTCTGGCCCAATTTAATCCCATGACCTGGGCTATCGATGCCGTGCGGCCCTTGATCCTCCAGGGGTGGGCCGAGGCCTTGCCCCATGTCGGAATGGTCATCGGCGTGATGGTGCTGTTCGACGCCCTGTGCCTGTATGGTGGTGCGCGTGCCTTCCGACGGGCGATCGGGTAG
- a CDS encoding transglutaminase family protein — MFVNESQIRALIRLLGDEDERIVKTISGKLIDYGDSAVPLLQEAEIEQPEMADRIVTVLEEIRGTKLEEDFRDLIALPDEQVDLERGAFLLARYAYPSLDVQAYQRQLDHMAQDVREQIGSRVSGEETVKALNRYLFTEAGFKGNTKNYYEVENSYLNCVIDRRTGIPISLSTVYLLIGRRLQLPVHGIGMPGHFLVKFDSDRYKIFIDCFNGGALLTEKNCARFLTEAGYGFEDRFLQKSPTRAILARMIKNLLAIYSKLDEPLKKYRLPRFIEILGCEQREEGL; from the coding sequence ATGTTCGTGAACGAAAGTCAAATCCGCGCATTGATCCGGCTCCTCGGTGACGAGGATGAACGCATCGTGAAGACGATCAGCGGAAAGCTGATCGATTACGGTGACTCCGCTGTGCCGCTCCTGCAGGAAGCGGAGATCGAGCAGCCGGAGATGGCCGACCGGATCGTCACTGTGTTGGAGGAGATCCGCGGCACGAAGCTGGAGGAAGACTTCCGAGATCTCATTGCCCTCCCGGACGAGCAGGTAGATCTCGAACGAGGCGCCTTTCTCCTCGCGAGGTATGCCTACCCTTCGCTGGATGTGCAGGCCTACCAGCGGCAGCTGGATCACATGGCGCAGGATGTCCGGGAGCAGATCGGCTCGCGGGTGTCGGGTGAGGAGACCGTCAAGGCGCTCAACCGGTACCTGTTCACCGAGGCCGGGTTCAAAGGGAACACCAAGAACTATTACGAGGTCGAGAACAGTTATCTGAACTGTGTCATCGACCGGCGAACGGGCATTCCCATCAGTCTATCGACCGTCTACTTGCTGATCGGTCGACGGTTGCAACTCCCTGTCCATGGCATCGGGATGCCTGGCCACTTCCTCGTCAAGTTCGATTCAGATCGGTACAAAATCTTCATCGACTGTTTTAACGGGGGCGCGCTCCTGACGGAGAAAAATTGTGCCCGGTTTTTGACCGAAGCCGGCTATGGATTTGAAGACCGGTTCCTGCAGAAGAGTCCTACCAGGGCCATCCTTGCCCGGATGATTAAGAATCTACTGGCGATTTACAGTAAGCTCGACGAGCCACTGAAGAAATATCGCCTGCCGCGATTCATTGAGATCCTCGGTTGCGAACAGCGCGAAGAAGGGCTCTAG
- a CDS encoding tRNA pseudouridine(13) synthase TruD, which translates to MPTPSWLDHSLPYLTASVPALGGRIRSSPEDFCVEERPLYLPCGQGEHLYIRIKKRGLSTPDLLSRLSSQLHVKAKSIGVAGLKDAQAVTTQMLSVQGVTAETVAAVPTDDRLLSVEILGRHRNRLRKGHHAGNHFRLVVRDVREGSDALLQQLFDELVQRGVPNYFGPQRQGRSGTNFQLGAELLQDPARRNKMPRDKRIWFMNAYQSHVFNQIVAKRIESIDQVWLGDWAMKTDNGACFPVEQPEVEQPRADRFEISPTGPLFGSRAPWAAGVPGDIERAVIADMGTTPELLSQAGAECGFRGERRALRVRLNDLEWSLDGSVLTLSFWLPPGSYATSVLREVVKQES; encoded by the coding sequence ATGCCGACCCCGTCATGGCTCGATCATTCCCTGCCCTATCTCACCGCGTCGGTTCCCGCCTTGGGTGGTCGGATTCGCAGCAGTCCCGAGGACTTTTGCGTCGAAGAGCGGCCGCTTTATCTGCCATGCGGGCAGGGTGAGCATCTGTACATCCGCATCAAGAAACGGGGACTCTCCACGCCAGATTTATTGTCTCGCCTATCCTCGCAACTTCACGTCAAGGCCAAATCCATCGGTGTCGCCGGATTGAAAGATGCGCAGGCGGTGACGACACAGATGTTGTCGGTGCAGGGGGTGACGGCCGAGACTGTGGCGGCCGTCCCGACTGACGATCGGTTGCTCAGCGTGGAGATTCTAGGGAGGCATCGCAATCGTCTCCGTAAGGGGCACCATGCGGGCAATCACTTCCGGTTAGTGGTGAGGGATGTGCGCGAGGGGAGCGACGCGTTGCTGCAACAGTTGTTCGATGAACTGGTTCAGCGTGGAGTCCCAAACTACTTTGGCCCTCAGCGCCAAGGGCGCTCGGGCACGAACTTTCAGTTGGGCGCCGAACTGCTCCAGGATCCGGCACGGCGCAACAAGATGCCGCGAGACAAGCGCATCTGGTTTATGAATGCCTATCAGTCGCACGTGTTCAATCAGATCGTCGCCAAGCGGATCGAGAGCATCGACCAGGTGTGGCTGGGTGATTGGGCGATGAAAACCGACAATGGTGCCTGCTTTCCGGTGGAACAGCCGGAGGTCGAACAGCCACGCGCCGATCGCTTCGAAATCAGTCCGACGGGGCCGCTCTTTGGCTCCCGCGCGCCGTGGGCAGCCGGGGTTCCCGGCGACATTGAGCGGGCCGTGATCGCTGATATGGGAACCACCCCTGAGCTGCTGTCGCAAGCCGGGGCCGAGTGCGGATTCCGTGGCGAGCGGCGGGCCTTGCGCGTGCGCCTCAACGATTTGGAATGGTCGTTGGACGGTTCCGTGCTGACCCTCTCGTTCTGGCTGCCCCCGGGGTCCTACGCCACCAGCGTCTTGCGAGAGGTAGTCAAGCAAGAAAGTTGA
- a CDS encoding ribonuclease Z yields MIRVTVLGSGTNVHPTRAAAGYLVQTDHTFLLDFGPRTLTNLIKSGVDRHRITHILFSHFHADHFADFIPFFFDAVIYCKYQGGQRPPLTLIGPRGTATLMRAMMTTFPSFDRPPFRVTIREVSDRSFRLGDTRIRPATVKHAPRLHCVGYRIEYQDHVVAYSGDSLYCDSLVKLCRDADIAILDCSFPENEPGAGHLHAGECGRVAQEAGIDRLVLSHFYPIAEQYDVRAQAASYFSGRVRMAKDLLLVTG; encoded by the coding sequence ATGATCCGCGTCACGGTCTTGGGCTCCGGCACCAACGTCCACCCCACCCGCGCCGCAGCCGGATACCTCGTGCAAACCGATCACACCTTTCTCCTGGACTTCGGACCACGCACACTGACCAATCTGATCAAGAGCGGCGTCGATCGCCACCGGATCACCCACATTCTCTTTTCTCATTTCCACGCGGACCATTTTGCCGACTTCATTCCCTTCTTTTTCGATGCCGTCATCTACTGCAAATATCAGGGCGGACAGCGACCACCGCTGACCCTCATCGGGCCCCGGGGAACCGCAACCCTGATGCGGGCGATGATGACGACATTCCCCAGCTTCGATCGCCCGCCGTTCCGCGTGACGATTCGAGAAGTCTCCGACCGGAGTTTTCGGCTCGGCGACACTCGTATCAGGCCAGCCACGGTCAAGCACGCACCGCGGCTTCATTGTGTCGGCTACCGGATTGAGTACCAGGATCACGTCGTGGCCTATTCCGGCGACTCGCTCTACTGTGACAGCCTGGTGAAGCTCTGTCGCGATGCCGATATCGCTATTCTGGACTGCTCATTTCCCGAAAACGAACCGGGTGCCGGACATCTCCACGCCGGGGAATGCGGACGAGTGGCCCAGGAAGCCGGCATCGACCGACTGGTGTTGTCGCATTTTTATCCAATTGCCGAGCAGTACGATGTCCGTGCACAGGCCGCGAGCTACTTCTCCGGGCGAGTTCGAATGGCGAAGGATCTGCTGCTCGTCACAGGCTAG
- a CDS encoding ATP-binding cassette domain-containing protein has protein sequence MSRPVAIDVSHLGKTYDKVRAVEDLSFQVYTGEIFGLLGPNGAGKSTTLRILITLLNPTSGSARIFGLDSVTDADRVRQTIGYVPQERAIDRFLTGREHLELLADLYHLSPEVAATRIPQLLKLVELEQQADRPAKTYSGGMKRKLDIACGLLPDPKVLFLDEPTLGLDVQSRLRIWDHVRAMRERGITVVMTTNYLDEADQLCDRIAIIDGGRIKALGAPTELKVGLGGDLVSLTVREHERVEQLAAAVKNLPAIRAVTTTATGLDIRVDSPEKALPAILEAANRLTCQLEFIDYHRPRLDDVFIAHTGRSIKDDQPKTEDA, from the coding sequence ATGTCGCGGCCGGTTGCCATAGACGTGTCACATCTCGGGAAGACCTACGACAAGGTCCGGGCCGTCGAGGACCTGTCGTTTCAGGTCTATACCGGGGAAATTTTCGGCCTGCTCGGCCCGAACGGCGCCGGCAAGAGTACCACCCTTCGCATTCTGATCACCCTGCTCAATCCGACCTCCGGCTCGGCCCGCATTTTCGGGTTAGATTCAGTCACGGATGCCGATCGCGTGCGACAAACCATCGGGTATGTTCCGCAGGAGCGGGCCATCGATCGGTTTCTCACCGGACGGGAGCATCTGGAGTTACTGGCCGACCTCTACCACTTGTCTCCCGAGGTCGCGGCGACACGCATTCCCCAACTGCTGAAATTGGTTGAACTGGAACAACAGGCCGACCGACCCGCCAAGACCTATTCCGGCGGGATGAAGCGAAAGCTGGACATCGCCTGTGGATTGTTGCCCGATCCCAAGGTTCTGTTCCTGGACGAGCCGACATTGGGGTTGGATGTGCAAAGCCGGTTACGCATTTGGGACCACGTGCGAGCGATGCGTGAACGAGGTATCACGGTGGTCATGACCACCAACTATCTGGATGAGGCCGATCAGTTGTGCGATCGGATCGCGATCATTGACGGGGGGAGGATTAAGGCTCTTGGGGCCCCCACCGAATTAAAGGTCGGCCTGGGCGGTGACCTGGTATCCCTGACCGTGCGGGAGCACGAGCGAGTGGAACAATTGGCGGCGGCCGTGAAGAATCTTCCGGCCATTCGGGCGGTCACGACGACGGCCACCGGGCTGGACATTCGGGTCGATTCTCCGGAGAAGGCCTTGCCCGCAATTCTTGAAGCCGCGAACCGTCTGACCTGTCAGCTGGAGTTCATCGATTATCATCGGCCGCGGCTGGATGACGTGTTTATCGCGCACACCGGACGGTCCATCAAAGACGACCAGCCGAAAACGGAAGACGCATAA
- a CDS encoding metallophosphoesterase — MISSLMRWQELARVWIGHWLSRPCHHLFNLMPGLEIGLSTPEVTRLALIHPPLAGRRAVHLSDLHLDRYRPRHRALVRTVAELKPDWIFITGDLVNVRGGLPHLLRFLTELRRLAPVFVTLGNHDHYSGIRLDEFAEHFDRRKVTLLLNQVTFLPMEVGELAIVGLDDPSLHRADLRCIPSQRPGRFTLVLAHAPNILDQLTPQHQADLTLCGHSHAGQWRIPYVPTFWLPPGCHGRTSGMYEKHGHRLYVNRGLGWSVIPMRMNCTPEILLLEWAA; from the coding sequence ATGATCTCGTCTCTGATGCGATGGCAGGAGCTGGCACGCGTCTGGATCGGCCACTGGCTGAGCCGCCCCTGCCACCATCTCTTCAATCTCATGCCCGGTCTGGAGATCGGTCTCTCGACACCGGAGGTCACCCGGCTCGCTCTGATCCATCCCCCACTAGCCGGTCGACGCGCCGTCCATTTGAGCGACTTGCACCTGGACCGCTACCGCCCCCGGCATCGCGCCCTGGTCCGCACCGTGGCCGAGCTGAAGCCCGATTGGATCTTCATTACCGGCGATCTCGTCAACGTCCGCGGCGGTTTGCCGCATCTGCTTCGTTTTTTGACCGAACTGCGGAGACTGGCGCCGGTCTTCGTCACCCTCGGCAACCATGATCACTACAGCGGCATTCGCTTGGATGAGTTCGCCGAACACTTTGATCGCCGCAAGGTGACGTTGCTGCTCAACCAAGTCACGTTTCTCCCGATGGAAGTCGGCGAACTGGCCATCGTCGGGCTCGATGACCCGTCACTCCACCGGGCAGATCTCCGCTGCATTCCGTCACAGCGACCAGGACGGTTCACCCTGGTCCTCGCGCACGCGCCGAATATTCTCGATCAGCTCACCCCGCAACACCAGGCCGACCTCACTCTGTGCGGACACAGCCACGCCGGACAATGGCGGATTCCGTACGTCCCCACGTTCTGGTTGCCGCCAGGTTGCCATGGGCGCACCAGTGGCATGTACGAGAAACATGGCCATCGCCTGTACGTGAATCGTGGACTTGGCTGGTCGGTCATCCCGATGCGGATGAATTGCACGCCCGAAATCCTGCTGCTCGAGTGGGCGGCCTAA
- a CDS encoding histidine phosphatase family protein: protein MPRLLLIRHGETDWNRSGQVMGDQPIPLNANGEQQARACAELLALTPITEIFTSPVLRAAQTADILALAHATRPRHLAGLREIGVGDWINRYWKDFAEDPAKRDWYTHPDRARPSGGETLREVQERAVAAIEQALPPTQEATYAVVSHGDVIRALLAHYLRLDLRALRHARIDHAGVSGLELTETATHLLFLNHRPGADRLT from the coding sequence ATGCCAAGGCTGCTGCTCATTCGCCATGGAGAAACCGACTGGAATCGATCCGGGCAGGTGATGGGCGATCAACCGATTCCCCTCAACGCCAACGGGGAACAGCAGGCTCGTGCCTGCGCCGAGCTGTTGGCGCTGACACCGATCACGGAGATCTTCACTAGTCCTGTGCTTCGCGCCGCGCAAACGGCCGACATCCTCGCCCTGGCTCATGCAACTCGCCCACGGCACCTGGCCGGGTTGCGTGAAATCGGAGTCGGCGATTGGATCAATCGCTATTGGAAGGACTTCGCTGAGGATCCGGCTAAGCGAGACTGGTATACCCACCCGGACCGGGCCAGACCATCCGGCGGTGAAACGCTGCGGGAAGTTCAGGAGCGGGCGGTAGCCGCCATCGAGCAGGCGCTGCCCCCGACGCAAGAGGCAACCTACGCCGTGGTGTCACATGGCGACGTCATTCGGGCACTGCTCGCCCATTACCTCCGACTCGACCTGCGTGCCCTGCGCCATGCACGCATCGATCACGCGGGGGTGAGCGGCCTCGAACTGACCGAGACCGCGACGCACCTGCTGTTTCTCAATCATCGCCCCGGTGCCGACAGGCTCACCTGA
- a CDS encoding HEAT repeat domain-containing protein, which yields MARHTQSGQANVTTIFILLGMVVSGVWIWKRLSPDAQDLILDQALPLAAAMTIVCVVVWVLVGKLRGRRQQKRDRTRLITLFEKQTVAEKRLKVAFALIEVNEYRREGLEEIAPQLQEVFLTTLTRALGDKQHHVRGMAASHVGVIGDDTVVPYLLAALEDDHAYVRSSAALGLGRLRAAAAKEKLAYVSKEDWDQTVRSRAREALERIR from the coding sequence ATGGCTCGTCACACACAATCCGGTCAGGCCAATGTGACCACCATCTTCATCCTGCTGGGCATGGTGGTGTCCGGCGTCTGGATCTGGAAACGTCTATCCCCGGACGCGCAAGACCTCATTCTCGATCAGGCCCTGCCGCTGGCGGCCGCGATGACGATTGTGTGTGTCGTCGTTTGGGTGCTGGTCGGCAAGCTTCGCGGGCGGCGTCAGCAGAAGCGCGATCGCACAAGGCTGATCACCTTGTTCGAGAAACAGACCGTGGCAGAGAAGCGCCTCAAGGTGGCGTTCGCCCTGATCGAAGTCAACGAGTATCGCCGCGAAGGGCTTGAGGAGATTGCGCCGCAACTGCAGGAGGTCTTTCTCACCACGCTCACGCGTGCCCTGGGCGATAAGCAGCATCACGTGCGTGGCATGGCGGCCAGTCACGTGGGCGTGATCGGAGATGACACGGTCGTGCCGTATCTGTTGGCGGCATTGGAAGACGATCATGCCTACGTGCGGTCCAGCGCCGCCTTGGGGCTCGGGCGGTTACGCGCCGCTGCTGCCAAAGAGAAGTTGGCGTATGTCAGCAAGGAAGATTGGGATCAAACGGTGCGGAGCCGCGCGCGTGAGGCGCTGGAGCGCATTCGCTGA
- a CDS encoding carotenoid 1,2-hydratase, with the protein MTKFSLAYITLVLLPASWTAFTPASIAMDGASDSFDIAAPGYQYQFPQDHAAHERFRTEWWYYTGQLTSSAGRRFGFQLTFFRRGIPPEQVRTRPSQWSIQQLYLAHVALTDLENGRFLYADKLSRAGLGKAGAETDRLHVWIDRWSLSSTEDPPLRQKLAAATDAFAIDLSLTPAKPPVVHGQNGVSRKGPATGQASHYYSLTRLTTDGHIRLGADTFAVTGLGWMDHEFGSADLADNIVGWDWFSLQLNDSTELMWYSLRHADGSPDPASGGTLILADGQSRPLTFQDLTVEPLAHWTSQRSGARYPQRWRLTAPSIGLHLDVVSQLADQELDTAHSTQVTYWEGAVSATGQARGAPVTGNGYVEMTGYAERFRQKL; encoded by the coding sequence ATGACGAAATTCTCCCTCGCCTACATCACCCTGGTGCTCCTACCGGCAAGCTGGACAGCCTTTACCCCGGCATCAATCGCAATGGACGGCGCCTCGGATTCCTTCGACATCGCCGCGCCGGGGTACCAGTATCAATTTCCCCAGGACCATGCCGCACACGAACGCTTTCGCACCGAATGGTGGTATTACACCGGCCAGCTCACCAGTTCGGCCGGCCGCCGCTTCGGGTTCCAACTGACATTTTTCCGCCGAGGTATTCCCCCTGAACAGGTCCGAACCCGGCCCTCTCAATGGTCTATCCAACAACTGTATCTGGCGCATGTGGCACTAACCGACCTAGAGAACGGACGCTTTCTCTATGCGGACAAACTGAGTCGCGCGGGACTCGGCAAGGCCGGAGCAGAGACGGACAGACTGCACGTATGGATCGACCGCTGGTCCCTTTCGAGCACGGAGGATCCTCCTCTACGGCAGAAGCTGGCGGCCGCGACCGATGCCTTCGCGATCGATCTGTCGCTGACTCCCGCCAAACCTCCGGTCGTGCATGGGCAGAACGGGGTGAGCCGCAAAGGCCCAGCCACCGGACAGGCCTCACACTACTACTCACTGACCCGCCTCACCACCGACGGCCATATTCGCCTGGGGGCTGACACCTTTGCGGTCACCGGCCTCGGCTGGATGGATCATGAGTTCGGCTCGGCCGACCTGGCAGACAACATCGTAGGGTGGGACTGGTTCAGCCTGCAGTTGAACGATTCAACCGAGTTGATGTGGTATTCCCTCCGGCATGCCGACGGATCACCAGACCCGGCATCCGGCGGCACCCTCATCCTGGCTGACGGTCAATCTCGCCCACTGACGTTCCAAGACCTGACGGTGGAGCCCCTCGCACATTGGACCAGTCAACGATCAGGGGCTCGGTACCCCCAACGCTGGCGGCTCACAGCGCCGTCGATCGGATTACACTTGGATGTGGTCTCACAACTCGCCGATCAGGAATTGGACACCGCGCACAGCACACAGGTGACCTATTGGGAAGGGGCGGTGTCCGCGACCGGTCAAGCACGAGGAGCCCCTGTCACCGGCAACGGCTATGTCGAAATGACCGGGTATGCCGAACGGTTTCGTCAGAAATTGTGA
- a CDS encoding MarR family transcriptional regulator, whose amino-acid sequence MDLPDLKDDPHLKVLRPLVETYLAFSRLDNRHVRALRLTPSQFDVIATLGDTKGLTCAELSTATLVTKGTLTGVLDRLEAKGLIRRTPVADDRRSTRICLTAKGDRLFQKTFASHIAFLRPFFQRALTSAEADQLRTLLLRLQRSLHGTPGT is encoded by the coding sequence ATGGACCTCCCCGATTTAAAAGATGATCCACATCTCAAAGTGCTCCGTCCGCTGGTGGAGACGTATCTCGCGTTTTCACGACTGGATAACCGCCATGTGCGCGCGCTCCGGCTCACCCCTTCGCAATTCGATGTCATCGCCACGCTGGGGGACACCAAGGGCCTGACCTGTGCAGAACTCTCTACTGCCACCCTCGTCACGAAAGGAACGCTGACCGGCGTGCTCGACCGCCTGGAGGCCAAGGGATTGATTCGACGCACGCCGGTGGCCGACGATCGCCGCAGCACCAGGATATGTCTCACCGCCAAGGGGGACCGGCTCTTTCAGAAAACCTTCGCCTCACACATCGCGTTCCTTCGTCCCTTCTTTCAGCGTGCCCTGACATCCGCCGAAGCCGATCAGTTGCGCACGCTCCTCCTTCGGCTGCAGCGGAGCCTGCACGGGACGCCCGGCACATGA